From Saccopteryx leptura isolate mSacLep1 chromosome 3, mSacLep1_pri_phased_curated, whole genome shotgun sequence, one genomic window encodes:
- the FAM229B gene encoding protein FAM229B — MPFRFGTQSQKFPVEGGDSTVGLEPGLSSSAACNGKEISPARQLRRCHGSHCLTVTDVPITVYAAMQKPPAQSSKEMHPE, encoded by the exons ATGCCTTTTCGGTTTGGGACACAGTCTCAGAAGTTTCCAGTGGAGGGGGGAGATTCTACGGTTGGGCTGGAACCTGGGCTGAGCTCCAGCGCTGCCTGTAATGGGAAAGAGATATCACCAGCCAG GCAACTCCGAAGATGCCATGGAAGTCATTGCCTGACAGTAACTGATGTTCCCATCACCGTCTATGCAGCAATGCAAAAGCCCCCTGCTCAAAGCAGCAAGGAAATGCACCCCGAATAA